A part of Vulpes lagopus strain Blue_001 chromosome 4, ASM1834538v1, whole genome shotgun sequence genomic DNA contains:
- the LOC121489478 gene encoding glycine--tRNA ligase alpha subunit, with translation MAKKLTFQEIILTLQQFWNDQGCMLMQAYDNEKGAGTMSPYTFLRAIGPEPWNAAYVEPSRRPADGRYGENPNRLYQHHQFQVVMKPSPSNIQELYLQSLEKLGINPLEHDIRFVEDNWGKPINGFCWSWLGNQNMLLENFEKYEKEAKRCLAEHLVHPAYDYVLKCSHTFNLLDARGAVSVTERAGYIARIRNLSREVAKTFVAERKRLGYPLLDEATREQLLKEDAE, from the exons ATGGCGAAAAAGTTAACATTTCAAGAAATTATTCTAACCTTGCAACAATTTTGGAATGACCAAGGTTGCATGCTCATGCAAGCATATGACAATGAAAAAGGTGCGGGTACGATGAGCCCTTATACCTTCCTTCGTGCAATCGGTCCAGAACCATGGAACGCAGCTTATGTGGAACCATCACGTCGTCCTGCCGATGGACGTTACGGGGAAAACCCAAACCGTCTTTACCAACACCACCAATTCCAAGTGGTTATGAAACCAAGCCCAAGCAATATTCAAGAATTGTACTTGCAATCTTTGGAAAAATTGGGCATCAACCCACTTGAACACGATATTCGTTTTGTTGAGGACAACTGGGGAAAACCCATCAACGGGTTCTGCTGGTCTTGGTTGGGAA ATCAAAACATGCTTcttgaaaactttgaaaaatacgAAAAAGAAGCTAAACGTTGCTTGGCAGAGCACTTGGTACACCCAGCGTATGACTATGTTTTGAAATGCTCACATACCTTTAATTTGCTGGATGCTCGTGGTGCGGTTTCAGTAACAGAGCGTGCTGGCTACATTGCCCGCATTCGTAATTTGTCGCGTGAAGTCGCTAAAACCTTTGTGGCAGAACGCAAACGCCTTGGTTACCCACTTCTTGATGAAGCCACACGTGAACAATTATTGAAGGAGGATGCTGAATAA
- the LOC121489479 gene encoding transketolase-like, producing the protein MTFDAIDQLAVNTVRTLSIDAIQAANSGHPGLPMGAAPMAYVLWNHVMNVNPKTSRSWSNRDRFVLSAGHGSALLYSLLHLSGYKVSMDDLKNFRQWGSKTPGHPEVNHTDGVEATTGPLGQGIANAVGMAMAEVHLAAKFNKPGFNIVDHYTYALNGDGCLMEGVSQEAASLAGHLKLGKLILLYDSNDISLDGSTSKAFTEDIKEKFEAFGWQHILVKDGNDLEAIAKALADAKAETEKPSIIEVKTIIGYGAEKQGTSAVHGAPLGAEGIAYAKKAYGWDYPEFTVPEEVAKRFEVGIKFRGEAAENAWQTKFREYEMAYPELAAEYKKAFANQPVNVDLKAFNLDSNQASRVSSQQAIQQISVQVPSFWGGSADLSASNNTMVAKETDFQPDNYIGRNIWFGVREFAMAAAMNGIALHGGTRVYGGTFFVFSNYLLPAVRMAALQQLPTIYVMTHDSIAVGEDGPTHEPVEQLASVRSMPNLNVIRPADGNETNAAWKRALGETDRPTMLVLTRQNLPVLEGTKEMAEEGVNKGAYIISEAKGDLDGILIATGSEVKLALDAQAALADKGVHVRVVSMPAQNLFDEQDAAYKESILPAAVTKRLAIEAGSSFGWGKYVGLNGKTLTIDTWGASAPGAKIFEEYGFTVDNAVSLYESF; encoded by the coding sequence ATGACATTTGATGCTATTGATCAGTTGGCAGTCAACACTGTCCGTACGCTTTCGATTGATGCTATTCAAGCAGCTAATTCAGGTCACCCAGGCCTTCCAATGGGAGCTGCTCCGATGGCTTATGTCCTTTGGAATCATGTAATGAATGTTAATCCAAAGACTAGCCGTTCTTGGTCTAACCGCGATCGTTTTGTGCTCTCTGCAGGACATGGTTCTGCCCTTTTATATAGTCTTCTTCATCTATCAGGCTACAAGGTTAGCATGGATGACTTGAAAAACTTCCGTCAGTGGGGCTCAAAAACACCAGGTCACCCAGAAGTCAACCATACAGATGGTGTTGAAGCAACGACTGGACCTCTTGGACAAGGGATTGCAAATGCTGTCGGAATGGCTATGGCAGAAGTGCATTTAGCCGCTAAATTTAACAAACCAGGATTTAATATCGTTGATCATTATACATACGCATTAAATGGTGATGGGTGTCTTATGGAAGGGGTCAGCCAAGAAGCTGCTAGCCTTGCTGGGCATTTGAAACTAGGCAAATTGATCCTTCTTTACGATTCAAATGACATTTCACTAGATGGTTCAACGTCAAAAGCCTTCACAGAAGACatcaaagaaaaatttgaagCTTTTGGTTGGCAACATATCTTGGTGAAAGATGGTAACGATTTGGAAGCTATTGCTAAAGCCTTGGCAGATGCAAAAGCTGAAACTGAAAAACCATCTATCATTGAAGTGAAAACCATCATCGGTTACGGTGCTGAAAAACAAGGGACATCAGCTGTTCACGGCGCTCCACTTGGCGCTGAAGGTATTGCTTACGCTAAAAAAGCTTACGGATGGGATTACCCTGAATTCACCGTTCCTGAAGAAGTCGCAAAACGCTTTGAAGTTGGTATTAAATTCCGCGGAGAAGCTGCTGAAAATGCTTGGCAAACCAAATTCCGTGAATACGAAATGGCTTATCCAGAATTAGCAGCTGAATACAAAAAAGCCTTTGCCAACCAACCTGTAAACGTTGATCTTAAAGCCTTTAACTTGGATTCTAACCAAGCTAGCCGTGTGTCTAGCCAACAAGCAATCCAACAAATTTCTGTCCAAGTGCCATCATTCTGGGGTGGTTCAGCTGACCTCTCGGCTTCAAACAATACCATGGTTGCTAAGGAAACAGATTTCCAACCTGATAATTACATCGGTCGCAACATCTGGTTTGGGGTTCGTGAATTTGCCATGGCTGCTGCTATGAACGGGATTGCCTTGCACGGTGGAACACGTGTTTATGGCGGAACATTCTTCGTCTTTTCAAACTACTTGCTTCCAGCCGTCCGCATGGCAGCTCTTCAACAATTGCCAACCATCTACGTGATGACTCACGATTCTATTGCGGTTGGTGAAGATGGTCCAACACACGAGCCCGTTGAACAATTGGCAAGTGTCCGCTCAATGCCAAACTTGAACGTTATCCGTCCAGCTGATGGTAATGAAACTAACGCTGCTTGGAAACGTGCTTTGGGAGAAACAGACCGTCCAACAATGCTTGTCTTGACACGTCAAAACCTTCCTGTCCTTGAAGGCACTAAGGAAATGGCTGAAGAAGGTGTCAACAAGGGAGCTTACATCATTTCTGAAGCAAAAGGTGACCTTGACGGTATTCTTATCGCAACAGGTTCAGAAGTGAAATTGGCGCTTGATGCGCAAGCTGCTTTGGCAGACAAAGGGGTTCATGTGCGCGTGGTTTCAATGCCAGCACAAAATCTCTTTGACGAACAAGATGCTGCTTACAAAGAAAGCATTCTTCCAGCTGCTGTTACAAAACGTTTGGCAATCGAAGCTGGCTCAAGCTTTGGTTGGGGCAAATATGTTGGTCTTAACGGAAAAACATTGACTATCGATACTTGGGGAGCATCAGCACCAGGTGCTAAGATTTTTGAAGAATATGGCTTTACTGTGGACAACGCTGTGAGCCTTTACGAATCTTTTTAA
- the LOC121489480 gene encoding maltose O-acetyltransferase-like: MSSDETLMKENAKTRRLTRLLNATTEEEIDKRNRLCKDLFGHIGESFWIEPPFRGDYANNISIGNNFYMNYDCIIMAVGKVTIGDNVFLAPRVSIYTAGHPIDAESRNTLLEFGKPVTIGNNVWIGGNTVITPGVTIGDDVVIGAGSVVTKDIPSHTIAVGVPCKVIRDITDEDKTYWQEQVRRYQDYRNL, from the coding sequence ATGTCTAGCGacgaaacactgatgaaagaaaatgctAAGACAAGACGCTTAACCCGTTTGTTGAATGCCACGACCGAGGAAGAAATTGACAAACGAAACCGTCTGTGCAAGGACTTGTTTGGGCATATTGGCGAGTCTTTTTGGATTGAACCGCCCTTTAGGGGAGATTACGCCAATAATATCAGTATTGGCAACAACTTTTATATGAATTATGACTGCATTATTATGGCGGTCGGTAAGGTCACTATTGGGGACAATGTGTTTTTGGCGCCGAGGGTTAGCATTTACACGGCAGGTCACCCTATTGATGCTGAAAGCCGCAACACCTTGCTTGAATTTGGCAAGCCTGTCACTATCGGTAACAATGTTTGGATTGGTGGCAATACGGTCATTACACCAGGGGTTACCATTGGTGATGACGTGGTGATTGGTGCGGGTTCTGTTGTGACAAAAGATATTCCAAGTCATACCATTGCAGTGGGTGTACCATGTAAAGTCATTCGTGACATTACAGATGAAGACAAGACCTATTGGCAAGAACAAGTGCGTCGTTACCAAGACTATCGCAACCTCTAA
- the LOC121489481 gene encoding gamma-glutamyl phosphate reductase-like, which translates to MGYIDELGQQAKVASQSLAKLGTAQKNQILGQVADALLAETDAILAENARDVAKAKDNGISPVMVDRLRLDAKRIEGIVEGVRQVADLPDPIGQVVRGYTNLDGLKIVQKRVPLGVIAMIFESRPNVSVDAFSLAFKTSNAIILRGGRDAIHSNTALVTVIRKALAQAGVDANAVQLVEDTSHAVAEELMQAIDYIDVLIPRGGARLIQTILIWRPKIVINAKTQRPSVCNAAESLLVHEAVADQFLPQLEREIAKVHPVTFRADDKALAIFQNAEAASEEDYATEFLDYVMSVKVVGSLDEAIDWVNRYTTHHSEAIITKDLEHAERFQDEVDAAAVYVNASTRFTDGFVFGLGAEIGISTQKMHARGPMGLEALTSTKFYINGQGQTRQ; encoded by the exons ATGGGATACATTGATGAATTGGGACAACAAGCAAAGGTAGCTAGCCAAAGTTTAGCAAAACTTGGTACGGCgcaaaaaaatcagattttgggTCAGGTGGCAGATGCCTTGTTAGCAGAAACGGATGCTATTTTGGCTGAAAATGCTCGTGATGTTGCCAAAGCCAAGGACAATGGCATTTCGCCAGTCATGGTTGACCGTCTGCGTCTGGATGCCAAACGCATTGAAGGGATTGTTGAAGGGGTTCGTCAGGTGGCTGACCTACCCGACCCAATTGGTCAGGTGGTCCGTGGCTACACCAATCTTGATGGCTTGAAAATCGTTCAAAAACGCGTGCCTTTGGGCGTCATTGCGATGATTTTTGAAAGTCGTCCAAATGTTTCGGTGGATGCGTTTAGCCTAGCTTTTAAAACCAGCAATGCCATTATTTTACGCGGTGGACGTGATGCCATTCATTCGAATACAGCACTTGTGACGGTTATCCGTAAAGCGCTAGCGCAAGCAGGTGTGGATGCTAATGCTGTTCAGTTGGTTGAGGATACCAGTCACGCTGTTGCGGAGGAATTGATGCAGGCTATCGATTATATTGACGTGCTTATTCCACGTGGAGGGGCTCGCCTCATTCAAACG ATCTTGATATGGCGACCTAAGATTGTCATCAATGCGAAAACCCAGCGTCCAAGCGTGTGCAATGCCGCTGAAAGTCTGTTGGTTCATGAAGCCGTGGCCGATCAATTCTTGCCGCAATTGGAAAGGGAAATTGCCAAAGTGCATCCTGTGACCTTCCGAGCTGACGACAAAGCACTAGCCATTTTCCAAAATGCAGAAGCCGCTTCAGAAGAGGACTATGCCACAGAATTCTTGGATTATGTGATGTCTGTTAAGGTTGTGGGCTCGCTTGATGAGGCCATTGATTGGGTTAATCGCTACACGACGCATCACTCAGAAGCCATTATCACAAAAGACCTTGAGCACGCGGAACGTTTCCAAGACGAAGTGGATGCAGCTGCCGTTTATGTCAATGCATCAACCCGTTTCACTGATGGCTTTGTCTTTGGCTTGGGAGCAGAAATTGGTATTTCAACCCAAAAAATGCATGCGCGTGGTCCAATGGGACTAGAAGCCCTAACCAGCACCAAATTTTATATCAACGGTCAAGGGCAAACcagacaatga
- the LOC121489482 gene encoding ribosomal RNA small subunit methyltransferase H, which yields MESMTKDFHHITVLLHETVDMLDVKPDGIYVDATLGGAGHSEYLLSKLGPKGHLYAFDQDQTAIDNAHIRLKPYIDKGQVTFIKDNFRHLKSQLAAHGVSEIDGILYDLGVSSPQLDERQRGFSYKKDAPLDMRMNRDQDLSAYDVVNTYDYHDLVRIFFKYGEDKFSKQIARKIEQARQVKPIETTTELAEIIKSAKPAKALKKKGHPAKQIFQAIRIEVNDELGAADESIQQAIDLLAVDGRISVITFHSLEDRLTKQLFKEASTVEVPKGLPFIPEDMQPTLALVNRKPILPSEEELQANNRSHSAKLRVARKVHKNHDGQ from the coding sequence ATGGAAAGTATGACAAAAGATTTTCATCATATAACAGTACTTCTACACGAAACCGTTGATATGCTTGATGTCAAGCCAGATGGTATCTATGTAGATGCCACGCTGGGTGGTGCTGGACATAGTGAATACTTGCTTTCAAAACTAGGTCCCAAAGGGCACCTCTATGCGTTTGACCAAGACCAAACGGCTATTGATAATGCACACATTCGTTTAAAACCATATATTGACAAAGGACAAGTGACCTTCATCAAGGACAACTTTAGGCATTTAAAATCTCAGCTGGCCGCTCATGGTGTTAGTGAAATTGATGGGATTTTATATGATTTAGGGGTATCTAGCCCTCAGCTTGATGAACGCCAACGTGgcttttcttataaaaaagatGCTCCGCTCGATATGCGTATGAATCGTGATCAAGACCTCTCAGCTTATGATGTGGTCAATACCTATGATTATCATGATTTAGTtcgtattttttttaagtatggcgaagacaaattttcaaaacaaattgcCCGTAAGATTGAGCAAGCAAGGCAAGTGAAGCCGATTGAAACAACAACTGAATTGGCAGAGATTATCAAGTCAGCCAAACCAGCTAAGGCATTGAAGAAAAAAGGACATCCTGCCAAACAAATTTTCCAAGCCATTCGTATCGAAGTAAACGACGAACTAGGCGCGGCGGATGAATCCATTCAACAAGCGATTGATTTGTTGGCTGTTGACGGTCGGATATCTGTGATTACCTTCCATTCGCTAGAGGACCGCTTGACCAAACAATTGTTCAAAGAAGCCTCAACGGTGGAAGTTCCCAAAGGATTGCCTTTTATTCCTGAGGATATGCAGCCCACTTTGGCTTTGGTAAATCGCAAACCAATCCTGCCAAGTGAGGAAGAATTACAAGCTAACAACCGCTCCCATTCAGCCAAACTAAGAGTGGCTAGAAAGGTTCACAAAAATCATGACGGACAATAA